aaagggtggtccccacaagtgatgatcaaaaacttggtccccattccaaatgataaccagtgtgtgtgtgagtgtgtcaaagGTGCTATCTTATGTTAGTGTGTGAATGCGAGCCATGACTATTTAACACATGTGTGTACTGTACTTGTTCACGTGTACTTCATGGTGCTGATCCAGTAAAGACAGTTCTGTTTACACAAACGCCAGCTCTGTGTTGACATAGTCTGTGTGAGGCTTCTTTCCTTCTGACAGTCAGCTGTCAATGCTGCCGTGGAAGCTTCCGTGGGCTCCTTCTGTGACGTCGATTACGAAATAGTCACCGGGAGTCGATGCAGTCCAGGGTCAGAGGTCAAAAAGTCCAGCGGCAGTGACGTCaccaccaccacaacaacaaagcgctgctcTCCTGTGCGGCGCGCGGACAGGTGCggtccttcacaataaaagcacagtGCTGTTTGTTATGTAAACATGTCGAGATTGATAATATTTCCATTCAAAAGGAAGTTATCAAACAGCGCGGTGAAGTTAAGGTCAAACAAGGAGTCGACAAATGAAAATTAGAAGCGAACGGAGGCTTTCTGTGTGAGAAGTTGACATCGCTCTTATTTTGACAGCAACAACCGGATGTGGCCGATGTCGTCTCGGCGCCTTGATACTTGGCGCCTGGCGACAGCTGCAGGCTGGCGGGTCCAGTCGAGCCTCATCGCAGCCGAGAGGCACAGCATGTGGTCCTTGTGGGAGGTCTTCTCCTAGCTGCCTCCGAGGCGGATCCACGCTCGGTGGCGTGAACGCGCATGGAGGCACGCGTGCACTGAAGTCTTTTCTCTCTCCCCCCATCTCTCCTCTCGGTTCCTGCTGAGCATCCACAATGGAGGCCGGGCCAGAACAGTTCCTGAGCCGGATCCTGGAGGACCTGGACGCCCAGCACGCCAACATGTCCGACCAGGAGCTGTGCAAGTCGCTGTGCACGCGCATGGACCTGGTGCACCTGGCCAAGCTGCGCGCGCACCTCTACCGCGCGGCCAGTGTGGACCCGGACTTTCCCGCCACGCTCTTCCGGGACAAGATGCGCGGCCCTGCCGAGGACGCGCAGTCCAAGCGGCGCGTGCTGGCGGCAGACATCGTCACCATGCTCCACCTGATCCGCGCGCGCGGCGGGGGCGTGGCGGCCGCGGCGCACGGAGTCAAGCGGCAGGAGCACGCGGAGGCCAGGCGCGCGCGACACCACTACGAGCCCCCCGCCACCCACCTCACTAACTCCCCCTGCCCGGAAGCGCGCCGGACCTTCCTTCCAGCCTCCGAGCCCAACTTCCTGTTGGGAGTTGGCGGGGGCCACGGGGGGTGCCGAGCCTCCTCCTTAGATAAACTGCATCACCTGCCCCAGTACTCCCCCTCGCCTCCTTGCCGGCGAGTGCACGCGGGgcctccgccgccgccgccgcgcaCGTGCATGCAGAAGAGGAATATCTTCAAGGAGGACTTCCACAAGATGGCCTCCTTCGGCCCACAGGTGCGTCCCctttttaaagtgtaaaaagaagttaggcCGCTTTGCTGTGTGACTTCAGCAACCTTCTCTCCTTCAGGTCGTCCCGGCCGAGCGCGAGCAGGACGTCAGGAGGGCGCAGCCGCACCGCCACGTGCCCGCCCCTTTTTTCAACCGCAGCTTCGAGGTGGCGTACAGCAAGCCCTACTGCCCGCCCCCCTTCGGCGCCAACCTGCAGGAGGGTCGGCGGGTCAAGCACGAGAGCCTGGACGACCTCCAGGCGTCCACGTACTTCGGGCCGACCACCGTGTCCGAGTGCGTGAGCGGCAGGAAGCCGGGTCGCCATGGTGGCAAGCAGGGGGCGTGGCCAGTGAAGAGCCTGAGCCTCAACGTGGAGGAGGGGCCTCACGGGCAAAAGCAGGCCAATTTCCATCGCAACGCCAGCGTCGTCGGCGCCAACGAGACTCGCTTCCAGAGCCCCAAGCGACCGGCGGCGTATTCCGGCGGCCTCGCCAGCGACGCTGTGAAGACCAAGGACGCCGCCGTGATGGACAGGAAAGAGTCGGCCAAGAGGATGTGGGACAAACGCATCAACGGTCCGTCTTTTTATGCGGCGGACGGCTCGGCGTGCATCGGGACGCAAACAGAACACCCCAGGAAGGCGCCGCCGCGCGCCTTCAAACACTCCGACGAGGATTCGGAAATGATCCGCGACGACATCAGCGACATCTTCCGCTTCCTGGACGAGATGAGCGTGTGCGACTCGCTGGGCGTGGTCCAGTCGTCGTGCTACGACAGCGCCGCCTCGCTGAGGTCGGAGGGCGACAGCTCGCCCGAGCGCAACACGGTCAAGCTGGCCAAGTCGCAGCTGGACCGCCTCCTGCGCTCGCTGGACAACACGGACGACGAGCTCAAGTCCAGCGTGTGCAAGCTGGTGGCGAGGATCGGCGAGATCGAGAGGAAGCTGGAGTCGCTGTCGGGCGTGCGCGGCGAGATCTCGCAGGTCCTCTCCAAACTCAACAAGCTGGACCAGAAGATCCAGGAGCCCGACGCCACGCCCGCCTCCTCCCCGCCGGACGCCTCGCCGCGCGTCTTCCGCTGCCACACCCTCAACGTGGACGGCGACGCGAGGCCCACGTCCCTGCGGAAGAACGCCTTCGCCAGGAGGTCGTCGCACTCGCTGGACGACGACTCCACTATGGTGGATGTCTCGCCGCGAGACTGGCGGACGCTGTCGTATTCGTGCCACCCCGACGCCGTCGACAAGGAGCGGGCCTGCCGTGCCAAAGAGGTCAGGTGACGTGTCCCGCTGTAAGGGGTCGGTTGCTAGCGGCAACCTCGCGAAGAGACAAGAAGCAGGaagtgtgttaaagttaaagttaaagtaccaatgattgtcactcacacactaggtgtggtgaaatgtgtcctctgcatttgacccagccccttgttcaccccctgggaggtgaggggagcagtgagcagcagcggtggccgcggccggtaataatttttggtgatttaacccccaattccaacccttgatgctgagtgccaagcagggaggtaatggatcccatttttatagtctttggtatgactccggggtttgaactcacaactagagatgtccgataatatcggccgataaatgctttaaaatgtaatatcggaaatgatcggtatcgtttttttaattatcggtatcgttttttttttgtttttttttaattaaatcaatataaaaaacacaagatacacttacaattagtacaccaacccaaaaaactaatttatgttatcaatattctggttcctacattatatatcaatatatatcaatacagtctgcaagggatacagtccgtaagcacacatgattgtgagtgctgctggtccactaatagtactaacctttaacggttaattttactcatttttattaattactagtttatatgtaactgtttttatattgatgtactttctttttttattcaagaaaatgttttttatttttatttttttatttttttaaaggaccttatcttcaccatacctggttgtccaaattaggcataataatgtgttaattccacaactgtatatatcggtatcgattgataagaattggacaatatcggaatatcgaatatcggcaaaaagccattatcggacatctctactcacagcctaccgatctcagggcggacactctaaccaccaggccgCTGAGTAGGTTGAGTGGGCGGGGATAAGAACGGCGAGGTCGTTTGTGACTGATTAAGCAGTGCTGATTAGCTCACAAAGAGACGGGaagcagatgtaaacaggaagtgtGTTAGTGGGCGGGGCTAAAAAATAGCAAGGTCATGTGTGTGATTGATGAGTGCATGTGaggcaacaacacacacacacacacactgcggaTGTAGAGCGCCAGGGAGGAAGAAGATTCCAGAAAGAAACACCATCTGGAGGTTCAATATGAGCTTCTATTTATACTTCTTCTCAATCCATCACttctgttcacacacacacacacactcgcgtgAGGCCCCGCCCCTCAACATGGCGTTTCCACCGCTTCGCTGACAACTTTATGTCACGGTTTGCTCACTTCCTGTCTCCAGGTGGACCAATACGACTTCCCCGGGATGCTCCGCCCCCCCAAGGGGACGAGGGAGTCCTACCTGTCGGAGCACCACCTGAGGCCGGCGGTCCCCGCCCACGCCAAAGGAAGTCCTCTGTATTCGGGGCCGAGGCTCGGCGGGCCGTCCTGGACCGTGGAGGACTACAAACACAACTCAGGAGACGCTTTGGACCCGCAGGTACTttccacttttattgtgaaaaggccaCAGCGGGACAGTTAAGTGAGTGggacttgttttagttatattttaaaacGTACAAATGTtgcctggagtgatgaataaGGAATCCTTTCTAGCAGAAAgcagttttacttccggttcaaggtacGAAACCGGAAGTACATTTTCCACTTGCAGTGagggaactcgtccaaaagatggcgccctagcacaaacaataacacaccttctcACTGTCTCTGTTAGTGTTTTATTAAAATTGTGAAgtggattacatttatatagcgctttttctctagtgactcaacgcactttacatcgtgaaacccattatctcagttacatttaaaccagtgtgggaacAGGCGGGTAAATattttgcccaagaacacaacgggaGTGACTTTGAGTTATTGGTGAATATTAACAAGCGTGTTAATGATCAGTGAATGTTAATGAGTGTCAATTATTGGTGAATATTAATGAATGTGTAGTTATTGGTCAATTTTAACGAGTGtacaaagcggtagaaaatggatggatggagtgtgttaattattaattaatgttAATGAGTGTCAATTATTGTTGAATATTAATGAGTGTAGTTAATTATTAATGGGTGAGTCGTTAGTTATTGGTGAGTATTAATGAGTGTGTTAATTATCAATGAATGTTAATGAGTGTCAAATATTGTTGAATATTAATGAGTGTGTCGTTAGTTATTGATGAATATTGATGGGTGTGTAGTTAGTTATTGGTGAATATGAACAAGCGTGTTGATGATCAGTGAATATTAATGAGTGTCAATTATTGTTGAATATTAATGAGTGTGTAGTTATTGGTGGATATTAACGAGTGTGTTAATTATCAATGAATgttaggaacaagcggtagaaaatggatggatggatgttaatgaGTGTCAATTATTGTTGAATATCAATGAGTGTATTTAGTTATTGGTGAATATTAACTATTGTGCCATTAGTTATTGGTGAATATTAACGAGTGTGTTAATTATCAGTGAATGTTAATGAGTGTCAATTATTATTGAATATTAATGAGTGTAGTTGATATTGATGGGGGTGTAGTTAGTTATTGGTGAATATTAACGAGTGTGTTAATTATCAGTTAATgttaattagtgtcaataattgtGGAATATTAAGTGTAGTTATTGATGAATATTAATGAATGTGCAGTTAGTTATtagtgaatattaacaagtatgttAATGGTCAGTTAATgttaattagtgtcaataattgtTGAATATTAATGAGTGTAGTTAGTTATTGTTGAATATTAATGAGTGTGCCGTTAGTTATTAGTGAATATTAATGAGAGTGTTAATTATCAATGATTGTTAATTAGTGTCAATTATTGTGGAATATTAATGAGTGTAGTTAATTATTAATGAGTGTGTCGTTAGTTATTGGTGAATATTAACGAGTGAGTCAATGATCAGTGAATGTTAATTAGTGTCAATTATTGTTGAATATTAATAAGTGTAGTTAGTTATTGATGAGTGTGTAGTTAGTTATTGGTGAATATTAATGAGTGTGCCGTTAGTTATTACTTATTAGTGAACATTAACACGTGTGTTAATTATCAGTGAATGTTAATTAGTGTCAATTATTGTTGAAAATTAATGAGTGTGCCGTTATTAGTGGATATTAACGAGAGTGTAAATGATCAGTGAATATTAATGAGTGTCAATTATTGTTGAATATTAATGAGTGTGTAGTTATTGGTTGATATTAACGAGTGTGTTGATTATCAATGAATgttaggaacaagcggtagaaaatggatggatggatgttaatgaGTGTCAATTATTGTTGAATATTAATGAGTGTAGTTAGTTATTGATGAATATTGATGAGTGTGTAGTTATTTAttgttgaatattaacaagtgttAATTATCAGTGAATgttaattagtgtcaataattgtTGAATATTAATGAGTGTAGTTATTGATGAATATTAATGAATGTGCCGTTAGTTATTAGTGGATATTAATGAGAGTGTTAATTATCAAGGAATGTTAATGAGTGTTAATTATTGTTGAATATTTATGAGTGTAGTTAGTTATGGATGAATATTGATGAGTGTGTAGTTAGTTATTGGTGAATATTAACAAGTGTGTTAATTATCAATGAATGTTAGGGAACAagatgtagaaaatggatggatggatgttaatgaGTGTCAATTATTGTTGAATATCAATTAGTGTATTTAgttatcggtgaatattaattatTGTGCTGTTAGTTATTGGTGAATATCAACGAGTGTGTTAATTactattaattattatatttaaagcagtgtgggcggcactgggatcaggtgggtaaagtattttgcccaagaacacaacgggaGTGACTCGAATGGTGGGAacagggatcaaacctggaaccctcaagttgctggcacggccgctccaccaaccgagccacgccgtcccaaaataTTTGTTGATTACAAAACattataaattagctgcaccattttTTTAGCCACAGGgtttaaagcgtaggaaaaaaagtagcagttTATAGTCCGAGAAATGcgataaaatgtaaacatttttatttcaaacgtaaccttcctctgattatatacGTAGGCGGAGTCGCTGAACCCGAACAAGCTGGAGTTCTGGATGGAGGACGTGTACACGCCGGGCTACGACTCGCTGCTCAAGAGGCGGGAGGCGGAGTTCCGCAGGGCCAAGGCGTGCAAGATCGGCGCTCTCATAGCCGCCACCTTCAGCGTCATCCTGGTCATCGTGGTGCCCATTTGCACCATGAAGACGTAGCGTGGCGGGAcagggaaacaggaagtagcacaGCTGGCAATTAGTCGTAGCCTGTAAACCTCCCCGTTCTGATCCTGGACTTGACCTCGGACCAGGGCAAACCGCACGAATGTATTAATCACCTGGCCAGAGTCTGGAATGTTCTTTGTCTGATAGCagaatgtgtctgtcttctgACGGACTAATGATGCTGAATGTCATATTTACCTTCTGGAATGTTCTCTGACTGGACTTCCGGTGACGGAATGTTCCACAATAAACTTCCTGTTGTGTCTTGGCGTGGTGTCCCGCGAGGCTGGCTGACATCAGGTGAGTCCCCCGGAGGGTCCTAGAATGTCACTAAGGTGGTTTTCCTTCCAGATGCGTTGGCCACGTTATTAAATGTCTACCGCGACCTTTTCCAGACCTGGTTTACAGCTTCCCGATGGACTTCCTCTCCAGCGAGCAGATAAATGTCAGCGCCGTCACGTCCCAGTAGGTCCTGAACGCCTCCAAAGTTCAGCGTGACGACACAGATGCATGGTGGgcctttttaattttatttttttaattttttttaacaaacttgtttttgttttgcggTTCGCcatctggctccgcccacgagAGACCCCGCGGGCTATTTGGCGTCGCTCCCACAAGCAGGTAGCGTTGAGACGGACCAGAACCGCTGACTGGACACGGAATTTATAGACGGCGGCATCCTCCGGAGACTCCACGCCCACGCTCATCAATTATTACTGAGAACCTTCTGTCCTACTTCAGCGGTCTTGGGACCCCCCGCCCGTGCTGCGCCTTCAAGCTCGCTGACCCAATTCAACGTGGCGACCACGGAGGTCCGAGGTTAACTGTGACGTCATAGTCCGGTCCACACAGAACCACATGAGAGGTGAAATAGAAAGCTGAATATACCAATTAATGTGTACCTAAAATTGTGGGTGTGCCTAATATTCAGGCCACCAATGTGCTGAATATTTATCATTATAAAAATGATGGTGGTCTTAAGTATGCTTAATATTAAGGATTCGCCCTGAGTGTACTTAGTATTTAGGCTGCTAGTGTTTCTAATAGTTTGGCTGTTTCTAATATTATGGCCTTAAGTGTGCTTAATACTTCGGATGAAAACAATATGGCGGGCTCATGTGTGCCTTATAGCTTGACGTTACATCATATTTAAGCATCTCTAATATTGCAATACATCTGGTATTTATCACATGCTAATTacgagcatgctaacagttagcatgtgtcaagtacctagTTTTATGACTATCGTGACacttgctaactattagcatgctaacggttagcatgtgtcaattacCAAGTTTTGTGACTAAccttgctaactattagcatgctaacggttagcatgtgtcaattgcCAAGTTTTGTGACtaacgtgacacttgttaactatttgcatgctaacagttagcatgtgtcaagtaccaagttttatgactaaaGTGACACTTgctaaatattagcatgctaacagttagcatgtgtcaatttcCAAGTTTTGTGACTAACGTGACacttgctaactattagcatgctaacggttagcatgtgtcaattacAAGTATTGTGActgatgtgacacttgttaactattagcatgctaatggttagcatgtgtcaagtaccaagttttgtGACTAACGTGACacttgctaactattagcatgctaacggttagcatgtgtcaattacCAAGTATTGTGActaatgtgacacttgttaactattagcatgctaacggttagcatgtgtcgaagtaccaagttttatgactaacgtgacacttgctaactattagcatgctaacggttagcatgtgtcaattgcCAAGTTTTGTGACtaacgtgacacttgttaacttttagcatgctaacggttagcatgtgtctaGTACGAAGTTTTATGACTAACGTGACACTTGCtaattattagcatgctagcggttagcatgtgtcaattgcCAAGTGTTGTGACtaacgtgacacttgttaactattagcatgctaacggttagcatgtgtcgaagtaccaagttttatgactaatGTGACACTtgcttaatattagcatgctaacagttagcatgtgtcaagtaccaagttttatgactaatGTGACACTTgctaaatattagcatgctaacagcatgtgtcaatTACCAAGTTTTGTGACTAACGTGACACttgctattagcatgctaacggttagcatgtgtcaattgcCAAGTTTTATGACTAACGTTACacttgctaacggttagcatgtgtcaatgaccaagttttatgactaacgtgacacttgctaactattagcatgctaacgggtagCATGTGTCgaagtaccaagttttatgactaacGTGACACTTGCTAACTATTAGTATGTGTCAATGACCAAGTTTTGTGACTAACGTTACActttctaacagttagcatgtgtcaatgaccaagttttatgactaacgtgacacttgctaactattagcatgctaacggttagcatgtgtcaattgccaagttttatgactaacgtgacacttgctaactattagcatgctaacgttagcatgtgtcgattaccaagttttatgactaacgtgacacttgctaactattagcatgctagcggttagcatgtgtcgaagtaccaagttttatgactaacgtgacacttgctaactattagcatgctaacagttagcatgtgtcaattacCAAGTTTTGTGActaatgtgacacttgttaacttttagcatgctaacggttagcatgtgtcgaagtaccaagttttatgactatcGTGACACTTGCtaattattagcatgctaacggttagcatgtgtcaattaccaagttttatgactaacGTGACACttgctagctattagcatgctaacggttagcatgtgtcaattacCAAGTTTTGTGACTAACGTGACacttgctaacggttagcatgtgtcgaagtaccaagttttatgactaatGTGAAACTTgctaaaaattagcatgctaacagttagcatgtgtcaattaccaagttttatgactaacatgacacttgctaactattagcatgctaacggttagcatgtgtcaatcgTCAAGTTTTGTGACTAACTTTATCATTAAAATAACAGATAAATGACAAGCTGAACTGTCAACATGTGCACACGCACAAAAGTCCCTtttgctaactgtaaacatgctaacagttagcatgtgtcaagttccaagttatatgactaatgtGACACATGCCAACTGGTTTGCAATTTAGCTAGAATGTGTCACCTACAAAGTTATATAACTCTGAAGCTTTATGCTGTAAAAAGGCTATTGACaaagattaaaaacaatgttcaaagtgtgcattaaatcctctaaaggccttagttggccacatgcgtggacagcaccttttagctcttatttccgaaattgtgtacactactgaattggggtattttggccgcttatgtggacacttatactgccatctggtggtgtcagaagagtataacatacaatggaatttgggaaaaaaaagtgtaaaaaaaagaattagcatgtcactaaacatgaagtacacgtttgtgtacttatggactaagtacatcatatcaaaagatgattcttagtttgtattccaattagggtccaataatccCAAATAGCCaagagaaataattaaaaaaagcatgtaaacaaacagcttgggccttaagaggttacatcagtgtcagtggttcttaaccttgttggaggtactgaaccccaccagtttcatatgcgcattccataacccttctttagtgaaaaataaaatgttttttttttcaaattcaggacaaagttatataataataataataataatagattttatttgtaaaaagcactttacattgagtaaacaacctctaagtgctacagtgtattgaaaaaaaataaaacataaataaaaataaaaactagaacagccaaatagctaaaactagtatgcatatatctaaaaaaaaagaggcttttttaaaaataagggtttttaagccttttttaaaagcatccacagtctgtggtgccctcaggttgTCAGGGAGAGCCTTCCAcagattgttcgtagctttgtcctcggaagttggaggaggttagcctgtccggagcagaggtgtcgtgtggaggatttgggagtgagtagttctttgaggtagaggggggcatttccatggaggcactggtgggttagtagggagactttgtattcaatcctatatgtttttggtaacactttagtatggggaacatattctaagtaacaaagacttaatttagagttatttggttagggttagagggttagggccagggttagagggttagggttataataaggccatgccgaataaggcattaataagtatttaataatgactagttaagagccaatatgtcatacttgccaaccttgagacctccgatttcgggaggtgggggttgggggcgtggtcggggtggggcggggcgtggttaagaggggaggagtatattgacagctagaattcaccaagtcaagtatttcatacatatatatatatatctacatcctgaaaatatgcaaacaaaactgtgtttagatcattgatacttcaaacctgcataaatataacatgaatataacataacttggcttctgagagcttcaaaatgtaataaataaa
This is a stretch of genomic DNA from Nerophis lumbriciformis linkage group LG06, RoL_Nlum_v2.1, whole genome shotgun sequence. It encodes these proteins:
- the minar1 gene encoding major intrinsically disordered Notch2-binding receptor 1 translates to MEAGPEQFLSRILEDLDAQHANMSDQELCKSLCTRMDLVHLAKLRAHLYRAASVDPDFPATLFRDKMRGPAEDAQSKRRVLAADIVTMLHLIRARGGGVAAAAHGVKRQEHAEARRARHHYEPPATHLTNSPCPEARRTFLPASEPNFLLGVGGGHGGCRASSLDKLHHLPQYSPSPPCRRVHAGPPPPPPRTCMQKRNIFKEDFHKMASFGPQVVPAEREQDVRRAQPHRHVPAPFFNRSFEVAYSKPYCPPPFGANLQEGRRVKHESLDDLQASTYFGPTTVSECVSGRKPGRHGGKQGAWPVKSLSLNVEEGPHGQKQANFHRNASVVGANETRFQSPKRPAAYSGGLASDAVKTKDAAVMDRKESAKRMWDKRINGPSFYAADGSACIGTQTEHPRKAPPRAFKHSDEDSEMIRDDISDIFRFLDEMSVCDSLGVVQSSCYDSAASLRSEGDSSPERNTVKLAKSQLDRLLRSLDNTDDELKSSVCKLVARIGEIERKLESLSGVRGEISQVLSKLNKLDQKIQEPDATPASSPPDASPRVFRCHTLNVDGDARPTSLRKNAFARRSSHSLDDDSTMVDVSPRDWRTLSYSCHPDAVDKERACRAKEVDQYDFPGMLRPPKGTRESYLSEHHLRPAVPAHAKGSPLYSGPRLGGPSWTVEDYKHNSGDALDPQAESLNPNKLEFWMEDVYTPGYDSLLKRREAEFRRAKACKIGALIAATFSVILVIVVPICTMKT